In Kaistella faecalis, a genomic segment contains:
- a CDS encoding T9SS-dependent choice-of-anchor J family protein yields MKKILLSCFLALGIGASAQFVENFDAGTTAPAGWTVINGGGPNTFIFTPGAPGSVLTSPNAAQINYDAVAHDDYLVTPAITVTAGLNDRLTYFVKNQDPAYVEDYDVKISTTTATAAAFTTFIKTNAPAPSVWTQVVLDLTPYVGQTIYVGFHATSADKFRLLFDNIVSDTAPTAVPNCPTLATPANNTVDVDATNTTLTWTAPTGGGAVAYYELYMDTNPNPTTKIGNYVNPTAIFSTATSNALLSNTKYYWRVVAVNSAGSAVDCNTIYNFTTKEIIATGCTTAPNGLYGTLTPSVCNGTTPVTRTLAYAGEYSVVNVVAGNTYRFETLLKPGYYITIATNVAAPVVLKHGVGPLLYTPTTTGAVRFYSHTDSSCTGLTNSTTSHTRSVTCLGVLAVSDNTKASLSVYPNPFSDVLKISDVKGVKSVSITDVAGRLVKTMKPAAELNVSELKSGLYMVTLNMEDGSSKTIKAIKK; encoded by the coding sequence ATGAAGAAAATTTTACTATCGTGCTTTTTAGCATTGGGAATCGGCGCAAGTGCGCAATTTGTAGAAAACTTTGACGCTGGAACAACTGCACCAGCTGGGTGGACTGTTATTAATGGAGGAGGACCTAACACATTTATTTTTACCCCTGGAGCTCCCGGATCTGTGCTTACTTCCCCTAATGCAGCCCAAATCAATTATGATGCGGTAGCGCATGATGATTATTTAGTAACTCCCGCAATTACTGTTACAGCAGGCCTTAATGACAGGTTAACGTATTTCGTTAAAAATCAGGATCCGGCATATGTGGAGGATTATGATGTTAAGATTTCTACAACTACGGCAACTGCAGCAGCTTTTACAACTTTTATTAAAACTAATGCACCCGCACCAAGTGTTTGGACTCAGGTTGTACTGGATTTAACCCCTTATGTAGGTCAAACCATTTATGTTGGTTTCCATGCAACGTCTGCGGATAAATTCAGGTTATTGTTTGATAACATCGTGAGTGATACTGCGCCAACTGCGGTTCCAAATTGCCCAACCTTAGCTACCCCTGCGAACAACACAGTTGATGTAGATGCTACAAATACTACATTGACCTGGACTGCTCCAACCGGTGGTGGTGCAGTAGCTTATTACGAGCTATATATGGATACAAACCCCAACCCAACTACGAAAATTGGTAACTATGTAAATCCAACTGCAATATTCAGTACGGCAACAAGCAATGCCCTGCTTTCCAACACCAAGTATTACTGGAGAGTTGTAGCTGTAAACTCTGCAGGAAGTGCAGTAGATTGTAATACCATATATAATTTTACTACCAAGGAGATTATTGCAACTGGATGTACTACTGCGCCAAACGGTCTTTACGGTACACTTACACCATCAGTTTGTAACGGAACAACCCCGGTAACAAGAACTCTTGCCTATGCAGGTGAATATTCTGTAGTGAATGTCGTAGCTGGAAATACTTACAGATTCGAGACTTTGCTTAAACCGGGTTATTATATCACCATTGCAACTAATGTTGCTGCTCCAGTTGTCCTAAAACATGGTGTAGGTCCGCTATTGTACACTCCAACAACAACCGGGGCAGTGAGATTTTATTCACATACAGATTCATCATGTACTGGACTTACAAATTCTACAACATCGCACACCAGAAGCGTAACTTGTTTAGGTGTGCTGGCTGTATCAGATAATACTAAAGCTAGCCTTTCTGTATATCCTAACCCATTCAGCGATGTATTGAAAATTTCTGATGTAAAAGGAGTGAAATCTGTTTCAATCACTGATGTTGCAGGTAGATTGGTTAAAACCATGAAACCGGCTGCTGAACTTAATGTTTCAGAATTGAAATCAGGTCTTTATATGGTTACATTAAACATGGAAGACGGAAGTTCTAAAACAATTAAAGCAATCAAAAAATAA